A stretch of Primulina tabacum isolate GXHZ01 chromosome 13, ASM2559414v2, whole genome shotgun sequence DNA encodes these proteins:
- the LOC142523128 gene encoding RING-H2 finger protein ATL46-like, with translation MSWIQSAFGSKVSPIILFIIVVLAVVFFILALLHLLVKFLLKQRSPNLTNYPEISTSGAFQRQLQHLFHLHDSGLDQAYIDLLPVFLYKDIMGLKEHFDCAVCLCEFSEQDKLRLLPSCSHAFHLDCIDTWLLSNSTCPLCRGVILTPGYAFENPIFYCDDSKEIECGSSRYASLVGVPSLLKDKEDDTNAAISEKRVFSVRLGKLKSAISDNRIKESEVGETSNSNLDGRRCFSMGSFQYVVADSELQVALSQREHGAEGSSDVRLVKWGVGHSGNFTAHGDATAAGGGKKITCGTKGESFSVSKIWQWSKKSNKFPSSTSTHDSISINV, from the coding sequence ATGTCTTGGATTCAATCAGCATTTGGGAGTAAAGTGAGCCCGATAATCCTCTTCATCATTGTAGTCCTAGCTGTTGTGTTCTTCATTCTAGCTCTTCTCCATTTACTCGTGAAGTTCCTCCTCAAGCAAAGATCTCCAAATCTCACGAATTACCCAGAAATCTCCACTTCTGGAGCTTTTCAAAGGCAATTGCAGCACCTTTTTCACTTGCATGATTCTGGTCTAGATCAAGCCTACATTGATTTGCTTCCAGTGTTTCTGTACAAGGACATAATGGGATTAAAGGAACACTTTGATTGTGCTGTTTGTTTGTGTGAATTCTCAGAACAAGACAAGTTGAGGTTACTCCCATCTTGCAGTCATGCTTTCCACCTTGATTGTATAGACACATGGTTGCTCTCAAATTCAACCTGTCCACTTTGCAGAGGTGTGATCTTGACACCTGGATATGCTTTTGAAAACCCCATTTTCTATTGCGATGATTCGAAGGAAATCGAGTGCGGAAGCTCGAGATATGCGAGTTTAGTAGGGGTTCCTAGCTTGTTAAAAGATAAAGAAGATGACACTAATGCTGCTATAAGTGAAAAGAGAGTTTTTTCAGTTAGACTTGGGAAATTGAAGAGTGCAATTAGTGACAATAGGATTAAGGAAAGTGAAGTTGGGGAGACTAGCAATAGCAATTTGGATGGTAGGAGGTGTTTTTCAATGGGTTCATTTCAATATGTGGTGGCTGATTCAGAGCTGCAAGTGGCCTTGTCTCAAAGGGAACATGGTGCTGAGGGTAGTAGTGATGTGAGGCTTGTGAAATGGGGAGTGGGGCATAGTGGGAATTTCACAGCTCATGGAGATGCTACTGCTGCTGGTGGTGGCAAGAAAATTACTTGTGGGACTAAAGGTGAAAGCTTTTCTGTTTCCAAGATTTGGCAATGGTCCAAGAAAAGTAACAAATTCCCTAGTTCAACTAGCACACATGATTCCATCTCCATTAATGTGTAA
- the LOC142521740 gene encoding AP-1 complex subunit gamma-2-like — MNPFSSGTRLRDMIRAIRACKTAAEERGVVRKECAAIRAAISENDQDYRHRNLAKLMFIHMLGYPTHFGQMECLKLIAHPGFPEKRIGYLGLMLLLDERQEVLMLVTNSIKQDLNHTNQYIVGLALCALGNICSADMARDLAPEVERLLQFRDPNIRKKAALCSIRIIKKVPELAENFMNPAAALLKEKHHGVLLTGVQLCTDMCKVSTEALEHFRKKCVDGLVKVLKDLSNSPYAPEYDVSGITDPFLHIRLIKLLSVLGQGDTDASDAMNDILAQVATKTESNKNAGNAILYECVATIMTIEDNSGLRVLAINILGRFLSSRDNNIRYVALNMLMKAISLDSQAVQRHRATILECVKDSDASIRKRALELVYLLVNESNVKSLTKELIDYLEVSDPEFKGDLTSKICSIVEKFSPEKIWYIDQMLKVLSEAGNFVKDEVWHSLIVVITNASNLHGYSVRSLYKAAQTASEQETLIRVTVWCIGEYGEMLVNNSGVLDMEDPITVTEADAVDVVETAIGRHSSDLTTQAMCLISLLKLSSHFTSCSKRINDIISQYKGSLVLELQQRAMEFNSLIEKHAKIRSSLVERMPVLDEATYSERRSGSVPTTVSTSQGAPLKLPNGVSKPTSSPLIDLLDLSSDDIPAASPSDGNFLQDLLGVDLSPASSQQGTNQIQKSGTDVLLDLLSIGTPPAQSSSPAVGMLSSGQNGKSSVDLLDKLVSPSAQTSPPLGSSSMIDLLDGFGSNPSVPVAKGNGPTYPSIVAFESSSLKVTFSFSKESGNPQTTVIEAQFINKSPNVFSNFIFQAAVPKFLQLQLDPASSNTLPASGIGSITHKMRVSNSQHGKKSLIMRIRISYKVNDKDVLEEGQISNFPRNL; from the exons ATGAATCCTTTCTCCTCCGGCACTCGTCTGAG GGACATGATTCGGGCCATTCGAGCTTGCAAAACTGCAGCAGAAGAACGTGGTGTTGTGAGAAAAGAATGTGCTGCTATTCGAGCAGCAATTAGTGAAAATGACCAAGATTATAGGCATCGCAATTTGGCAAAGCTCATGTTCATACACATGCTTGGTTACCCGACACATTTTGGTCAAATGGAATGCTTGAAGCTAATTGCACATCCAGGGTTCCCTGAGAAGAGAATAGGATATCTTGGTCTGATGCTTCTTCTTGATGAAAGACAGGAAGTTCTTATGCTTGTTACCAACTCAATAAAACA AGATCTAAATCACACTAACCAATACATCGTGGGACTTGCTCTTTGTGCCTTAGGGAATATCTGCTCAGCAGATATGGCTCGTGATCTTGCACCAGAAGTTGAAAGACTGCTCCAATTTAGAGATCCAAATATCAGGAAGAAA GCAGCATTATGCTCTATAAGGATTATAAAGAAAGTTCCTGAGCTAGCAGAAAATTTTATGAACCCTGCTGCTGCCTTATTGAAAGAAAAGCACCACGGAGTGTTATTAACTGGAGTCCAGCTTTGTACGGATATGTGTAAAGTCAGTACAGAGGCTCTTGAGCATTTCAGAAAG AAATGCGTTGATGGCTTGGTCAAAGTTCTTAAGGATCTTTCAAACAGTCCATATGCACCAGAGTATGACGTTTCGGGGATTACAGATCCTTTTCTTCATATCAGATTGATCAAGCTTTTGTCCGTTTTGGGACAAGGAGACACCGATGCTAGTGATGCGATGAATGATATTCTTGCTCAG GTGGCAACAAAAACTGAATCAAACAAAAATGCAGGGAATGCCATCCTCTATGAATGTGTTGCTACAATAATGACCATTGAAGATAATAGTGGGTTAAGGGTGCTAGCTATCAATATATTGGGAAGATTTTTGTCCAGTCGCGACAACAATATCAG ATATGTTGCATTGAACATGTTGATGAAAGCTATTTCCTTAGACAGTCAAGCAGTGCAGAGGCATCGAGCTACAATTTTGGAATGTGTGAAG GATTCAGATGCTTCAATCCGTAAAAGAGCCCTCGAACTTGTATACCTTCTGGTAAACGAAAGCAATGTCAAATCTTTGACGAAAGAGTTGATTGACTATCTTGAAGTTAGTGACCCAGAATTCAAAGGAGACCTAACCTCCAAAATTTGCTCCATTGTTGAGAA GTTTTCCCCGGAGAAAATTTGGTACATTGATCAAATGCTCAAGGTGCTGTCAGAG GCTGGAAATTTTGTGAAGGATGAAGTGTGGCATTCTCTTATTGTTGTAATCACTAATGCTTCTAACCTGCATGGATATTCTGTAAGGTCTTTGTACAAGGCTGCACAAACAGCAAGTGAACAG GAAACTCTCATTCGAGTTACTGTTTGGTGCATCGGAGAATATGGGGAGATGTTGGTTAACAATAGTGGAGTTCTTGATATGGAAGACCCCATCACT GTAACTGAGGCTGATGCAGTGGATGTTGTTGAAACTGCAATTGGACGCCATTCTTCGGATCTCACAACTCAAGCTATGTGCTTGATTTCTTTGTTAAAACTGTCAAGTCATTTTACTTCATGTTCAAA GAGGATAAATGATATAATTTCTCAATACAAAGGAAGCCTTGTACTTGAACTGCAACAGAGAGCGATGGAATTTAATTCTTTGATTGAGAAGCATGCAAAAATCAG GTCTTCACTAGTGGAAAGGATGCCAGTACTTGATGAGGCAACCTATAGCGAGAGGAGATCTGGCTCTGTACCAACTACTGTTTCAACGTCACAAGGGGCTCCCCTTAAACTTCCAAATGGAGTTTCCAAACCCACTTCATCTCCTCTTATTGATTTGCTTGATCTTAGTTCAGATGACATTCCAGCAGCTAGCCCTTCTGATGGAAATTTTCTTCAGGATCTTCTTGGGGTAGATCTATCACCAGCTTCTTCACAGCAAG GAACTAATCAGATCCAAAAAAGTGGCACTGATGTGTTACTGGACCTTTTGTCTATTGGAACTCCTCCAGCTCAAAGTAGCTCGCCTGCTGTTGGTATGTTATCATCTGGTCAAAATGGCAAAAGTTCCGTGGATTTGTTAGATAAATTGGTTTCCCCTTCTGCACAAACCTCACCCCCTTTAGGAAGTTCTTCCATGATAGATTTGTTGGATGGTTTTGGATCCAACCCATCTGTCCCTG TTGCAAAAGGCAACGGCCCAACCTATCCTTCAATTGTTGCATTTGAAAGtagctccttgaaagtgacttTCAGCTTCTCAAAGGAATCTGGGAACCCACAGACAACTGTAATTGAGGCTCAATTTATCAACAAGTCGCCCAATGTCTTCTCTAATTTTATATTCCAGGCTGCTGTCCCAAAG TTTCTTCAACTACAGTTGGATCCAGCTAGCAGCAATACGCTTCCTGCGAGTGGGATTGGATCAATCACACATAAGATGCGAGTTTCAAACAGCCAGCATGGCAAG AAATCCCTCATCATGCGCATTAGGATAAGTTATAAGGTGAATGACAAAGATGTTTTGGAGGAAGGGCAAATCAGCAACTTCCCCCGCAATCTATGA
- the LOC142523222 gene encoding putative alpha,alpha-trehalose-phosphate synthase [UDP-forming] 9, whose protein sequence is MRWNKASDWESLTAELDWKEIVDPLMNLYTEATDGSFIEVKESALVWHHQDADTDFGSCQAKELLEHLENVLANEPAVVRRGQHIVEVKPQGVTKGLVAEKVLSMMVKNGNAPDFVMCIGDDRSDEDMFESILAVVSGSSLPSTPEIFVCTVRQKPSKAKYYLDDTADVVRLLRGLSTASNIMPLPSELVQVAFDAIL, encoded by the exons ATGAG GTGGAACAAAGCCTCTGATTGGGAGTCATTAACTGCTGAACTTGATTGGAAAGAAATTGTGGATCCCCTCATGAATCTGTACACGGAAGCGACTGACGGTTCATTTATTGAAGTTAAAGAGAGTGCACTGGTGTGGCATCATCAAGATGCAGACACAGACTTTGGCTCCTGCCAGGCCAAGGAGCTATTGGAGCATTTGGAAAATGTTCTTGCTAATGAGCCTGCAGTTGTTCGAAGGGGACAGCATATTGTGGAAGTAAAACCACAG GGGGTGACCAAAGGTTTGGTTGCTGAAAAGGTCCTCTCAATGATGGTGAAAAACGGCAATGCACCAGATTTCGTGATGTGTATTGGGGATGATCGATCAGATGAAGATATGTTTGAGAGCATACTAGCTGTTGTGTCTGGTTCGTCCCTCCCTTCAACTCCAGAGATCTTTGTTTGCACAGTGAGGCAAAAACCGAGCAAAGCTAAATATTATCTTGATGATACTGCTGATGTTGTCAGACTCCTCAGAGGCCTTTCCACTGCTTCGAATATAATGCCTCTGCCTAGCGAACTCGTCCAGGTTGCATTTGATGCTATTCTATGA